The following proteins are co-located in the Clavibacter capsici genome:
- a CDS encoding ATP-binding protein, whose protein sequence is MGDEGAGDGPAIHGPAWERTVLLLVPPNDVDEVHESVDDFWRLNADLGDAERIRFETALVELAGNVIEHAEGNERLLCELTLQRTATALEAVLSDSGAEVRVPFRAMMPDPEEMAESGRGVAMIELLMDDFTYERDPDGNRWRLVMRLPEELQRDHHVAVGGDGPT, encoded by the coding sequence ATGGGGGACGAGGGTGCGGGGGACGGGCCGGCGATCCACGGTCCGGCGTGGGAGCGGACGGTGCTGCTGCTGGTGCCGCCGAACGACGTGGACGAGGTGCACGAGTCGGTCGACGACTTCTGGCGCCTGAACGCCGACCTGGGCGACGCGGAGCGCATCCGCTTCGAGACCGCCCTGGTCGAGCTCGCCGGGAACGTCATCGAGCACGCCGAGGGGAACGAGCGGCTGCTGTGCGAGCTCACGCTCCAGCGCACGGCGACGGCGCTGGAGGCGGTGCTCAGCGACAGCGGCGCCGAGGTCCGCGTCCCGTTCCGCGCGATGATGCCGGATCCCGAGGAGATGGCCGAGTCCGGGCGCGGCGTCGCGATGATCGAGCTGCTGATGGACGACTTCACCTACGAGCGCGACCCGGACGGCAACAGGTGGCGCCTCGTGATGCGCCTCCCCGAGGAGCTCCAGCGCGACCACCACGTCGCCGTGGGCGGTGACGGCCCGACCTGA
- a CDS encoding zinc-dependent alcohol dehydrogenase, which translates to MRAMVYRGPYRIRVEEKDIPRIEHPNDAIVRVTRAAICGSDLHLYHGLLPDTRVGTTFGHEFIGVVHEVGSSVESLSVGDRVMVPFNIYCGSCFFCARGLYSNCHNVNPNATAVGGIYGYSHTTGGYDGGQAEYVRVPFADVGPMVIPADIHDEDALLMTDALSTGYFGAQLGDIVEGDTVAVLGAGPVGLYAARSAWFMGAGRVIVVDQLDYRLRMAETFAHAETLDFSAVKDTVLELKRMTDGLGADVVIDAVGAEADGHALHQITGTKVKVQGGSPVALNWAIDGVRKGGTVSVMGAYGPVPAAIKFGDAVNKGITMRMNQAPVKRQWPRLMEHIRAGHLTPRDIVTHRIPLEHIAEGYHVFSAKLDDCVKTVITFDHE; encoded by the coding sequence ATGCGAGCGATGGTCTACCGAGGGCCCTACCGGATCCGCGTGGAGGAGAAGGACATCCCCCGCATCGAGCACCCGAACGACGCGATCGTCCGCGTCACCCGGGCGGCGATCTGCGGATCCGACCTGCACCTGTACCACGGGCTCCTCCCGGACACGCGCGTCGGCACGACCTTCGGCCACGAGTTCATCGGCGTCGTGCACGAGGTCGGCTCGTCGGTCGAGAGCCTGTCCGTGGGCGACCGCGTGATGGTGCCGTTCAACATCTACTGCGGATCCTGCTTCTTCTGCGCCCGCGGCCTCTACTCGAACTGCCACAACGTGAACCCGAACGCCACGGCGGTCGGCGGCATCTACGGCTACTCGCACACCACGGGCGGCTACGACGGCGGCCAGGCGGAGTACGTGCGCGTGCCGTTCGCGGACGTGGGCCCGATGGTGATCCCCGCGGACATCCACGACGAGGACGCGCTGCTCATGACGGACGCGCTCAGCACCGGCTACTTCGGCGCGCAGCTCGGCGACATCGTCGAGGGCGACACCGTGGCCGTGCTCGGCGCGGGACCGGTCGGTCTCTACGCCGCGCGCTCGGCGTGGTTCATGGGCGCCGGCCGCGTCATCGTCGTCGACCAGCTCGACTACCGGCTCCGGATGGCCGAGACCTTCGCGCACGCGGAGACGCTCGACTTCTCGGCCGTGAAGGACACCGTGCTGGAGCTCAAGCGGATGACCGACGGGCTCGGCGCCGACGTCGTCATCGACGCGGTGGGCGCGGAGGCCGACGGGCACGCGCTGCACCAGATCACGGGCACGAAGGTCAAGGTGCAGGGCGGATCCCCGGTGGCGCTCAACTGGGCGATCGACGGCGTGCGCAAGGGCGGCACCGTGAGCGTCATGGGCGCCTACGGGCCGGTGCCCGCCGCGATCAAGTTCGGCGACGCCGTGAACAAGGGCATCACGATGCGGATGAACCAGGCGCCCGTGAAGCGGCAGTGGCCGCGGCTCATGGAGCACATCCGGGCGGGGCACCTCACGCCGCGGGACATCGTCACGCACCGGATCCCGCTCGAGCACATCGCGGAGGGGTACCACGTGTTCTCCGCGAAGCTCGACGACTGCGTCAAGACCGTCATCACGTTCGACCACGAGTAG
- the soxR gene encoding redox-sensitive transcriptional activator SoxR, producing the protein MADAQAAPRHAPDELLTVGEMTRRTGVAASALRFYEDLGLIAAERTAGNQRRYARHMLRRVSLITVAKRLGIPLADVQATFDDVPLDRPPSHADWQRASRRWKRLLEERRQGIERLERELTGCIGCGCLSMRACGLLNPDDALGDRGAGPRRVQID; encoded by the coding sequence ATGGCGGATGCGCAGGCGGCGCCGCGGCACGCGCCCGACGAGCTGCTCACGGTCGGCGAGATGACCAGGCGCACGGGAGTCGCCGCCTCCGCCCTCCGCTTCTACGAGGACCTCGGCCTCATCGCCGCCGAGCGCACCGCGGGCAACCAGCGCCGGTACGCGCGGCACATGCTGCGGCGGGTGTCGCTGATCACGGTGGCGAAGCGCCTCGGGATCCCGCTCGCCGACGTGCAGGCCACCTTCGACGACGTGCCGCTCGACCGCCCGCCGAGCCACGCCGACTGGCAGCGCGCCTCGCGCCGCTGGAAGCGCCTGCTCGAGGAGCGACGCCAGGGCATCGAGCGGCTGGAGCGCGAGCTCACGGGGTGCATCGGCTGCGGCTGCCTGTCGATGCGGGCGTGCGGCCTCCTCAACCCGGACGACGCGCTGGGCGACCGCGGGGCGGGGCCGCGGCGGGTGCAGATCGACTGA
- the fdxA gene encoding ferredoxin, whose product MTYVIALPCVDVKDRACIDECPVDCIYEGERSLYIHPDECVDCGACEPVCPVEAIYYEDDLPEKWSDYYTANVEFFADLGSPGGATKIGVVPKDHPVIAVLPPQGDHA is encoded by the coding sequence GTGACCTACGTGATCGCCCTCCCGTGCGTCGACGTGAAGGACCGCGCCTGCATCGACGAGTGCCCCGTCGACTGCATCTACGAGGGCGAGCGCTCCCTCTACATCCACCCCGACGAGTGCGTGGACTGCGGTGCGTGCGAGCCGGTCTGCCCGGTCGAGGCCATCTACTACGAGGACGACCTGCCCGAGAAGTGGTCGGACTACTACACGGCGAACGTCGAGTTCTTCGCCGACCTGGGCTCGCCCGGCGGCGCCACGAAGATCGGCGTCGTGCCGAAGGACCACCCCGTCATCGCCGTGCTCCCGCCCCAGGGCGACCACGCGTGA
- a CDS encoding flavin reductase family protein translates to MSADPDLFKAAFRGHPAGVALITARTAEGPSGLTASSVASLSADPPALSFSVTRATGSAGAILGADTYLVHLLAGQHAALARAFAVSGSPRFTEEQGFQELPTGEPLLADARAALRCRTIQTVPVGGSVLVVAEVLDVILGEPAPPLVYRDRRFHLLEDDHPEL, encoded by the coding sequence GTGAGCGCCGACCCCGACCTCTTCAAGGCCGCGTTCCGCGGGCACCCCGCGGGCGTCGCGCTCATCACGGCGCGCACCGCCGAGGGCCCGTCCGGCCTCACCGCGTCGAGCGTCGCGTCGCTGTCGGCGGACCCGCCCGCCCTCTCGTTCTCGGTGACGCGCGCCACCGGATCCGCCGGCGCGATCCTCGGGGCCGACACCTACCTCGTGCACCTGCTCGCCGGGCAGCACGCCGCGCTCGCCCGCGCGTTCGCCGTCTCCGGGTCGCCGCGCTTCACCGAGGAGCAGGGCTTCCAGGAGCTGCCGACCGGGGAGCCGCTGCTCGCCGACGCGCGCGCCGCGCTCCGCTGCCGCACCATCCAGACGGTGCCGGTCGGCGGATCCGTGCTGGTCGTCGCCGAGGTCCTCGACGTGATCCTGGGTGAGCCCGCCCCGCCGCTCGTCTACCGCGACCGCCGCTTCCACCTGCTCGAGGACGACCACCCGGAGCTCTGA
- a CDS encoding LamG-like jellyroll fold domain-containing protein, whose product MTQDPNPTPPSALSRRGFLITSGAAGALGVAGLGGALPADAATGADVADSAKAKAPAAQQGSGARWKPDTASPRFTIAVLPDTQYLFDGAAIHPEPLEASLRYVLAERDRHNIVFLAHLGDVTQNGAADEIQAASAQFTLLDRAGAAWSVLAGNHDVPGDSDDQRGRTPYLDAFGPKRFRRSPSYRGSSPDGYNSFHTFTAGGRDWLVLALDWRTSARGVDWARGVLAAHPTLPVILTAHDIVDSKPDGSAVLDDYGRGLWDSFISQHDQIFLTLNGHYWKPGRTTMENRAGHDVDLHLVNYQDRYYGGAAMIRLYHVDLERNAIDVETLSPFILGGGLGTGNELADEEAQLSGDVDRFTVSVDFEQRFAGFAPVPVRAARPAAQMLVPGTVAYWRFDGHADGSALGTGTRIPDASGHGNDLVVAGRAGAAPGSLRFSAEHHDDSPSAGSLTLTGGKASGDHLRTVDGAPLDAATFRQGYTFEAYLRIPEGYGGGDAWSSIISQSASAKDAGKATASGDPDEPAVVLTVSGSREMQWCVYPTSQDGSLTNWSHELPAGTWWHVAVVNDSQHTTMYVDGNPVVRNPTTPNRGLASAGRSWLVGGNLYGGKLDHVFPGSIGDVRIVERALKPSEFMNA is encoded by the coding sequence GTGACCCAGGACCCGAACCCGACTCCCCCGTCCGCGCTCTCCCGGCGCGGCTTCCTCATCACGAGCGGCGCCGCCGGTGCGCTCGGCGTGGCCGGCCTCGGCGGGGCGCTCCCCGCCGACGCGGCCACCGGCGCCGACGTCGCGGACAGCGCGAAGGCGAAGGCGCCCGCCGCGCAGCAGGGATCCGGCGCCCGCTGGAAGCCCGACACCGCGTCGCCCCGCTTCACGATCGCCGTGCTGCCGGACACCCAGTACCTCTTCGACGGCGCCGCCATCCACCCCGAGCCGCTCGAGGCGTCGCTCCGGTACGTGCTCGCCGAGCGCGACCGGCACAACATCGTCTTCCTCGCCCACCTCGGCGACGTGACGCAGAACGGCGCCGCCGACGAGATCCAGGCGGCGAGCGCGCAGTTCACGCTGCTCGACAGGGCGGGTGCCGCGTGGAGCGTGCTCGCCGGCAACCACGACGTCCCCGGCGACAGCGACGACCAGCGCGGCCGCACCCCCTACCTCGACGCGTTCGGCCCGAAGCGGTTCCGGAGGTCGCCGAGCTACCGCGGATCCAGCCCCGACGGCTACAACTCGTTCCACACCTTCACGGCGGGCGGGCGCGACTGGCTCGTCCTCGCGCTCGACTGGCGCACGAGCGCCCGCGGCGTCGACTGGGCACGCGGTGTGCTGGCGGCGCACCCGACGCTGCCGGTGATCCTCACGGCGCACGACATCGTCGACTCGAAGCCCGACGGATCCGCCGTGCTCGACGACTACGGCCGTGGCCTCTGGGACTCCTTCATCTCCCAGCACGACCAGATCTTCCTCACCCTCAACGGGCACTACTGGAAGCCCGGCCGCACCACGATGGAGAACCGCGCGGGCCACGACGTCGACCTGCACCTCGTGAACTACCAGGACCGCTACTACGGCGGCGCCGCGATGATCCGGCTCTACCACGTGGACCTCGAGCGGAACGCGATCGACGTCGAGACGCTGTCACCGTTCATCCTGGGCGGCGGCCTCGGCACGGGCAACGAGCTCGCGGACGAGGAGGCGCAGCTGTCGGGCGACGTCGACCGCTTCACGGTGAGCGTCGACTTCGAGCAGCGGTTCGCGGGCTTCGCGCCCGTGCCCGTGCGCGCCGCCCGGCCCGCCGCCCAGATGCTCGTGCCGGGCACGGTCGCGTACTGGCGCTTCGACGGGCACGCCGACGGATCCGCGCTCGGCACCGGCACGCGCATCCCCGACGCCTCCGGCCACGGCAACGACCTCGTGGTCGCGGGCCGCGCGGGTGCGGCGCCCGGGTCGCTGCGCTTCTCCGCCGAGCACCACGACGACTCGCCGAGCGCCGGCAGCCTGACGCTCACGGGCGGCAAGGCGTCCGGCGACCACCTCCGCACGGTCGACGGCGCCCCGCTCGACGCCGCGACCTTCCGCCAGGGCTACACGTTCGAGGCGTACCTGCGGATCCCCGAGGGCTACGGCGGCGGCGACGCCTGGAGCTCGATCATCTCCCAGTCGGCCTCTGCGAAGGACGCCGGCAAGGCGACCGCCTCGGGCGACCCGGACGAGCCGGCCGTCGTGCTCACCGTCTCCGGGAGCCGCGAGATGCAGTGGTGCGTCTACCCGACCAGCCAGGACGGATCGCTCACCAACTGGTCGCACGAGCTGCCGGCGGGCACGTGGTGGCACGTCGCCGTGGTCAACGACAGCCAGCACACGACCATGTACGTCGACGGCAACCCCGTCGTGCGGAACCCCACGACGCCGAACCGCGGCCTCGCGTCCGCCGGGAGGTCGTGGCTGGTCGGCGGCAACCTCTACGGCGGGAAGCTCGACCACGTGTTCCCGGGATCCATCGGCGACGTGCGCATCGTGGAGCGCGCGCTGAAGCCCTCGGAGTTCATGAACGCGTAG